The following proteins are co-located in the Rhodococcus opacus B4 genome:
- a CDS encoding NAD(P)H-quinone oxidoreductase, with the protein MYAITIDQPGGPEVMTWAEQPDPELPPGHVLLDVAATAVNRADLLQRQGFYPPPPGASDVLGLECSGTIAELGEGVSGWSVGDQVCALLAGGGYAEKVAVPASQLLPLPEGVDLLVAASLPEVACTVWSNVVMGAGLTRGDVLLVHGGGGGIGTHAIQVGVALGARVAVTAGSEEKLARCRELGADILVNYREADFVDEIRKATDGHGADVILDNMGGAYLDRNVDVLAADGRLVVIGMQGGRKGELDLGKVLAKRAHVTAAGLRGRPESGREGKADIVADVRKRLWPLIAEGAVHPVVSAELPITEAPRGHELLDSAETVGKVILTIPRN; encoded by the coding sequence ATGTATGCGATCACGATCGATCAGCCGGGCGGCCCCGAAGTCATGACGTGGGCCGAGCAGCCCGACCCGGAACTTCCCCCCGGTCACGTCCTCCTCGACGTCGCCGCGACCGCCGTGAACCGAGCCGACCTGCTGCAGCGCCAGGGGTTCTATCCCCCGCCGCCCGGAGCCAGCGACGTCCTCGGGCTCGAATGCTCCGGCACGATCGCCGAACTCGGCGAGGGAGTGTCCGGGTGGTCCGTCGGCGACCAGGTGTGTGCGCTGCTGGCCGGCGGCGGCTACGCGGAGAAGGTCGCCGTTCCCGCGTCGCAACTTCTCCCGCTGCCCGAAGGGGTGGATCTCCTCGTCGCCGCGTCGCTGCCGGAGGTCGCGTGCACGGTGTGGTCGAACGTCGTGATGGGCGCCGGACTGACCCGCGGCGACGTGCTGCTGGTGCACGGCGGTGGCGGCGGGATCGGCACACACGCCATTCAGGTGGGCGTCGCACTGGGGGCGCGGGTGGCCGTCACCGCCGGATCCGAGGAGAAGCTGGCGCGCTGCCGCGAACTCGGTGCCGACATCCTCGTCAACTACCGGGAAGCCGATTTCGTCGACGAGATCCGCAAGGCGACCGACGGTCACGGCGCCGACGTGATCCTCGACAACATGGGCGGCGCCTACCTCGACCGCAACGTCGACGTGCTCGCCGCGGACGGCCGGCTCGTCGTCATCGGTATGCAGGGCGGCCGCAAGGGCGAACTGGACCTGGGCAAGGTGCTGGCCAAACGCGCCCACGTGACGGCGGCCGGACTGCGGGGACGGCCCGAGTCGGGCCGCGAGGGCAAGGCCGACATCGTCGCCGACGTCCGCAAGCGGCTGTGGCCGCTGATCGCGGAGGGCGCGGTCCACCCCGTCGTCTCGGCCGAACTGCCCATCACCGAGGCTCCGCGCGGACACGAACTGCTCGACTCCGCGGAGACCGTCGGCAAGGTGATCCTGACGATCCCGCGGAACTGA
- a CDS encoding MarR family winged helix-turn-helix transcriptional regulator, producing MTAETSDAEAATNWLTPAEMRAWRGYMDGNQRLMDVLNRDLQEKHDLSLADYRILVLLSESPDGSLRMSDLADGVLSSRSRLTHQIRRMEAQGMVNRDTCLEDGRGVLAVITDEGRARLADAAPTHVAGVRSNLVDLLTKSQLKVLAEVFERVDKAIGDR from the coding sequence GTGACAGCAGAAACCTCCGACGCCGAGGCCGCGACCAACTGGTTGACGCCCGCCGAGATGCGCGCATGGCGCGGCTACATGGACGGCAACCAGCGGCTGATGGACGTCCTCAACCGGGATCTGCAGGAGAAACACGACCTCTCCCTCGCGGACTACCGGATTCTGGTGCTGCTGTCCGAGTCGCCGGACGGTTCGCTGCGCATGAGCGATCTCGCGGACGGCGTCCTCTCCTCCCGCAGCCGCCTCACCCACCAGATCCGGCGGATGGAGGCGCAGGGCATGGTCAACCGCGACACCTGCCTCGAGGACGGCCGCGGAGTGCTCGCCGTCATCACCGACGAAGGTCGCGCCCGGCTCGCGGACGCGGCCCCCACCCATGTGGCCGGGGTACGCAGCAACCTCGTCGATCTGCTCACCAAGTCTCAGCTCAAGGTTCTCGCCGAGGTGTTCGAACGCGTCGACAAGGCCATCGGCGACCGCTGA
- a CDS encoding tyrosine-type recombinase/integrase, with translation MATISSYDTAAGKRWEVRYRTPERKSTRRRGFTSKRQAQDFAATVEVEKMRGEYVPPKLGHITMGEVGPAWLERKESDLKPSAYRSLETSWRVHVKPRWGTVRLSDVDLDAVERWIADLNRTKGATVVIRAYGVLAGILDSAVKGKRLARNPARGVENLPRKQRKPRVYLTHDEVAALADSAGEKRALVLVLAYCGLRWGEAIGLRVRHLDLLRKRATVVENAVQVNMEMHVGTPKSHKSRSVPIPGFVVEELARQCEGKGRDDLVFPGRDGDYLKRSVSFTGWFTKAVEKSGVPRLTPHDLRHTCASLSIAAGANVKSLQRMLGHASAAMTLDTYSDLFEDDLDAVGDALDQAVSRPSVAKVWPKAD, from the coding sequence ATGGCAACGATCAGTAGCTACGACACCGCGGCCGGCAAGCGGTGGGAGGTCCGCTACCGAACGCCGGAACGGAAGTCGACCCGTCGGCGCGGCTTCACCAGTAAGCGTCAGGCGCAAGACTTCGCGGCCACGGTCGAAGTCGAGAAGATGCGCGGCGAGTATGTCCCACCGAAGCTCGGGCATATCACCATGGGCGAGGTCGGCCCAGCGTGGCTCGAGCGCAAAGAGTCCGATCTGAAGCCCTCTGCGTACCGTTCCCTCGAAACGTCGTGGCGTGTCCACGTGAAACCACGGTGGGGAACCGTGCGGCTGTCTGACGTCGACCTAGACGCCGTCGAACGCTGGATTGCGGACCTGAACCGCACCAAGGGCGCGACCGTCGTCATTCGGGCGTATGGCGTCCTGGCTGGGATCCTGGACAGCGCAGTCAAGGGCAAGCGTCTGGCGCGTAACCCTGCACGCGGCGTCGAGAACCTGCCTCGCAAGCAGCGGAAGCCGCGGGTCTACCTCACACACGACGAAGTAGCAGCGCTCGCAGACTCGGCCGGCGAGAAGCGGGCCCTGGTCCTGGTGCTGGCCTACTGCGGTTTGCGGTGGGGTGAGGCGATCGGCCTTCGGGTCAGGCACCTGGACCTACTGCGGAAGCGCGCCACCGTCGTCGAGAACGCCGTACAGGTGAACATGGAGATGCACGTCGGCACCCCGAAGTCGCACAAGTCGCGGTCGGTGCCGATACCGGGTTTCGTAGTCGAGGAGCTGGCGCGGCAGTGCGAGGGCAAGGGTCGCGACGACCTGGTGTTCCCTGGCCGCGACGGTGACTACCTGAAGCGCTCGGTGAGCTTCACGGGTTGGTTCACGAAGGCGGTCGAGAAGTCGGGTGTCCCTCGGCTCACCCCGCACGATCTACGGCACACATGCGCTTCCCTGTCGATCGCGGCTGGCGCGAACGTGAAGAGCCTCCAGCGGATGCTCGGGCACGCATCGGCGGCGATGACGCTCGACACGTACAGCGACCTGTTCGAGGACGATCTCGACGCCGTGGGAGACGCCCTAGATCAGGCTGTTTCTCGACCGAGTGTGGCCAAAGTGTGGCCAAAAGCCGACTGA
- a CDS encoding helix-turn-helix domain-containing protein, producing MDSPKPLTLVIGANVRRMRTDAGATLDTVAQYAREAGLKWSTGKVGDLESGRVSPTLPTLLSVCIALSAATRAPVALSDLVQCDGAVQINERLVMDGSDLVGALQGKPADQEPPEGASAAELMLAMAIRQAGGEAEQRAAQSLGITGRRFAELSHELWGRSFAEERDSRAGTGANAQKRGRVARDLKAELKARLRHGNDQ from the coding sequence ATGGACTCACCGAAGCCGCTGACGCTCGTGATCGGCGCGAACGTCCGACGCATGAGAACCGACGCCGGCGCAACCCTCGACACGGTCGCGCAATACGCCCGAGAGGCTGGGCTCAAGTGGTCGACAGGGAAAGTTGGAGATCTGGAATCAGGGCGAGTAAGTCCTACTCTCCCAACACTTCTCAGCGTCTGTATTGCCTTGAGTGCGGCGACGAGGGCACCCGTTGCGCTGTCGGATCTCGTTCAGTGCGACGGCGCGGTACAGATCAACGAGCGCCTCGTGATGGACGGCTCGGATTTAGTCGGCGCGCTCCAGGGGAAGCCTGCGGACCAGGAACCTCCAGAGGGCGCGTCCGCTGCCGAACTAATGCTTGCAATGGCCATTCGGCAGGCGGGCGGCGAGGCTGAGCAGCGCGCAGCTCAATCACTCGGGATAACTGGGCGCCGGTTCGCGGAGCTTTCCCATGAACTGTGGGGCCGCTCATTCGCCGAGGAGCGCGACTCGCGAGCGGGTACCGGAGCGAATGCGCAGAAGCGCGGCCGGGTAGCCCGGGATCTGAAAGCTGAGCTGAAAGCGAGACTTCGGCATGGCAACGATCAGTAG
- a CDS encoding helix-turn-helix transcriptional regulator, with the protein MTEADKRLPLATPSEVAEFRRITEASLAQERYKGTGPKFRKLGRKVFYDWADVYAWVDGNTMQRTDDRPGAA; encoded by the coding sequence ATGACAGAGGCAGACAAGCGGCTTCCGCTCGCAACACCGAGCGAGGTGGCCGAGTTTCGTCGGATCACTGAGGCCAGCCTCGCCCAGGAGCGATACAAGGGCACCGGGCCGAAGTTCCGGAAGCTCGGACGAAAGGTCTTCTACGACTGGGCGGACGTTTACGCCTGGGTCGACGGCAACACAATGCAGCGCACCGACGACCGGCCAGGCGCTGCCTGA
- a CDS encoding AAA family ATPase: MTALDRLRDHWHSQGLVWQDQGADTSAAQAPGHSSADRSVTFRQIAGQVLMNSHADDKDTVLTAIGLTTADLFDDPKGAEYRYSDGRTVIRTPAKKFRQSGNTSGTALYRAEKLADHQTGSPVYVAEGEKDVHALESLGAVAVCSAMGAGKAKRFDWSPLAGHTVVIVADRDEPGEKHAAQVLEILQPIAEAVVVVTATTGKDAADHIAAGHGLDEFQVVETVTSQVVGADNLGFRSVTLSPFANERDDVPVWAWTYGDKGRVPLGALALFAGRPGAGKSTAGRWFAASASTGTLAGHWEGKPVNVAYIAAEESAKYVVKPGLRAAGADLNRVFMPKVEINGEEVRFLSSHDMEDLTEQLKAAEVKLVVVDPLMSTIGSKTDINRNNEVRSLVEPWAKLAEKIDGVVLGIAHLNKSGNGDVVAGINGSSAFGEVARSVFGFAKDPESDEGDRIMSQEKNSIGEEDLALTYRIESASVTTDSGKSADVGRFVIIGDSDRIVGDVLRSQPKAPWESGGHDGIDEWLLNLLATGPMLAKDVYDSANAAGYSTDKAKRAKSRINKDAETIDAFRPKIPGPWFWQRLDCKGAETAEECATPERAAPLLSSAPLQVTGGNQGDADPQGSKGAREHASTQDDEFAFCPACHKPIGRSGKCVSCIVSGLNKESA, from the coding sequence ATGACCGCACTCGACCGACTACGCGACCACTGGCACAGTCAGGGTCTCGTCTGGCAGGACCAGGGCGCCGATACGTCGGCGGCGCAGGCACCTGGGCACTCGTCCGCTGACCGCTCGGTTACGTTCCGGCAGATCGCCGGACAGGTGCTCATGAACTCACATGCCGACGACAAGGACACCGTTCTGACCGCGATCGGTCTCACCACCGCGGACCTGTTCGACGACCCGAAGGGTGCCGAGTACCGATACAGCGACGGGCGCACGGTGATTCGGACGCCCGCGAAAAAGTTTCGGCAGTCGGGGAACACGTCGGGCACCGCGTTGTATCGCGCTGAGAAGCTCGCTGACCATCAGACTGGGTCCCCGGTATACGTCGCAGAGGGCGAGAAGGATGTGCACGCCCTCGAGTCCCTGGGGGCTGTTGCGGTCTGCTCAGCGATGGGTGCAGGGAAGGCAAAGCGGTTCGACTGGTCGCCGCTCGCGGGTCACACCGTGGTCATCGTCGCCGACAGGGATGAGCCGGGGGAGAAGCACGCGGCGCAAGTGCTCGAGATTCTCCAGCCGATCGCCGAGGCGGTTGTGGTGGTAACGGCCACGACTGGCAAGGACGCTGCCGACCACATCGCCGCGGGCCATGGTCTCGACGAGTTTCAAGTAGTTGAGACCGTGACCAGCCAGGTTGTCGGCGCCGACAACCTGGGATTCCGATCGGTGACCCTGTCCCCGTTTGCCAATGAACGCGACGACGTTCCGGTGTGGGCGTGGACATACGGCGACAAGGGTCGAGTGCCATTGGGTGCACTCGCGCTGTTCGCGGGCCGCCCTGGTGCCGGGAAGTCCACGGCGGGCCGCTGGTTCGCCGCGAGTGCAAGTACGGGGACTCTTGCGGGTCACTGGGAGGGGAAGCCGGTCAACGTCGCGTACATCGCAGCAGAGGAGTCGGCGAAGTACGTTGTCAAGCCAGGACTGAGGGCCGCCGGCGCCGATCTCAATCGGGTGTTCATGCCGAAGGTCGAGATCAACGGCGAAGAAGTCCGGTTCCTGTCATCGCATGACATGGAAGACCTTACCGAGCAGCTGAAGGCCGCCGAGGTGAAGCTGGTCGTGGTCGATCCGCTGATGTCCACGATTGGATCCAAGACGGACATCAACCGGAACAACGAGGTGCGGTCACTGGTCGAACCGTGGGCGAAGCTGGCCGAGAAGATCGACGGTGTCGTTCTCGGTATCGCCCACCTGAACAAGTCCGGGAACGGTGACGTGGTCGCCGGCATCAACGGGTCGTCTGCGTTCGGCGAAGTTGCTCGCTCGGTGTTCGGCTTCGCGAAGGACCCCGAGTCCGATGAGGGCGATCGGATCATGTCGCAGGAGAAGAACTCCATTGGCGAGGAGGACCTGGCGCTCACCTACCGGATCGAGTCGGCGAGTGTTACGACCGACTCGGGGAAGTCAGCAGACGTCGGTCGGTTCGTCATCATCGGTGACTCTGACCGCATTGTCGGGGACGTCCTCCGGTCTCAGCCGAAAGCCCCCTGGGAGTCCGGCGGTCACGACGGGATCGACGAATGGTTGTTGAACCTTCTCGCCACCGGCCCCATGTTGGCGAAGGACGTCTACGACTCGGCGAACGCCGCCGGATATTCCACTGACAAAGCGAAGCGCGCCAAGTCTCGCATCAACAAGGACGCCGAGACCATCGACGCGTTCCGTCCGAAGATTCCCGGCCCGTGGTTCTGGCAGCGACTCGACTGCAAGGGAGCAGAAACGGCAGAAGAGTGCGCGACACCTGAGAGGGCTGCTCCCTTGCTCTCTTCTGCTCCCTTACAGGTCACAGGGGGTAACCAAGGGGACGCCGATCCCCAAGGGAGTAAGGGAGCAAGGGAGCACGCGTCTACGCAAGACGACGAATTCGCCTTCTGCCCCGCATGTCACAAGCCAATCGGGCGGTCAGGAAAGTGTGTTTCCTGCATCGTCTCCGGACTGAACAAGGAGTCAGCATGA